In Quercus robur chromosome 11, dhQueRobu3.1, whole genome shotgun sequence, the following proteins share a genomic window:
- the LOC126704783 gene encoding uncharacterized protein LOC126704783: MEAAKQRVRAAAARKKEEDKAKGKDGASTPHSSLKGSIKRKSDGKDDPPSKKVAVTPTDAPSQKSPPKLSHGAGKGVMTSSGPVVEGPRCLLTHKDHAVESLESLIKQTDLDPCAQLGTDDLGASAFFDIARALVRVKALQDRCMAKEGVVSRVRRHNSTLMDQQAQYKEAVRLLNTDLKDVKEKLGEAEGEQKRLEEEVSSLRAQVVTAGADAVEKFKTTQSFIDSCADYYGAGFDDCLKQVSLAYPELDLSGITMDTSVPMTPAADRDDEPLSLDSLLNDAGVVLAQPAVATPAGPSDQIVKDKADGVSKDAPAA, encoded by the exons ATGGAGGCTGCGAAGCAAAGGGTGAGGGCCGCTGCCGCCcgtaagaaggaagaagataaaGCTAAGGGGAAGGATGGAGCGTCAACTCCTCATTCCTCTTTGAAGGGCTCAATCAAGAGGAAATCTGACGGAAAGGATGATCCTCCTTCCAAGAAGGTGGCCGTCACTCCTACGGACGCGCCCTCCCAGAAGTCACCTCCCAAGCTTAGTCACGGTGCTGGGAAAGGAGTGATGACTTCTTCTGGTCCTGTCGTTGAGGGGCCCCGTTGCTTGCTGACTCACAAAGATCATGCTGTCGAGAGTCTGGAGTCTCTTATCAAACAGACGGATCTGGATCCTTGTGCTCAGCTTGGGACGGATGACCTGGGGGCGTCAGCCTTCTTTGATATTGCACGG gccttggttcgtgttAAAGCACTCCAAGATCGTTGCATGGCCAAAGAAGGCGTCGTCTCTCGGGTGAGGAGGCACAACTCCACCTTGATGGATCAGCAGGCGCAATACAAGGAGGCCGTCCGTCTCTTAAACACAGACCTGAAGGATGTGAAGGAGAAGCTAGGAGAAGCAGAGGGTGAGCAGAAGAGACTTGAGGAGGAGGTTTCGTCTCTGCGTGCGCAGGTGGTGACGGCTGGGGCTGACGCAGTTGAAAAGTTCAAGACAACTCAGTCCTTCATCGACTCTTGTGCTGATTACTATGGCGCAGGTTTTGATGATTGTTTGAAGCAAGTGTCGTTAGCTTATCCGGAGCTGGATCTGTCTGGAATCACCATGGACACTTCCGTTCCAATGACTCCTGCCGCTGACAGAGATGACGAACCCCTTAGCTTGGATTCCTTGCTTAACGACGCTGGGGTTGTTCTGGCCCAGCCTGCTGTTGCTACCCCTGCTGGGCCTTCAGATCAGATTGTGAAGGATAAAGCTGACGGGGTCTCCAAGGACGCTCCTGCCGCTTAA